A part of Pararoseomonas sp. SCSIO 73927 genomic DNA contains:
- a CDS encoding (Fe-S)-binding protein — MFQTKPRVALFVTCLVDLYRPTVGFAAIRLLERAGCQVEVPATQTCCGQPAYNSGDRATAKDLARAVVDAFLGYDFVVAPSGSCAGMIAHHYPALFADDPDYRGRAEALAARTQELTAFLSDVMGVEAAAPPYDGVAAYHDSCSGLREMGVRDQPRRLLAGVPGLTVKELAERDVCCGFGGTFCVKYPDISARMVTDKVADIRASGADTLLAGDMGCLLNIAGRLRREGSEVRVRHVAEVLAGMTGDVPPIGEPRIDGAEDPRA, encoded by the coding sequence ATGTTCCAGACCAAGCCGCGCGTGGCGCTCTTCGTGACCTGTCTGGTGGACCTCTACCGGCCCACGGTAGGGTTCGCGGCCATCCGGCTGCTGGAAAGGGCGGGGTGCCAGGTGGAGGTGCCGGCGACCCAGACCTGCTGCGGGCAGCCGGCCTACAACTCGGGCGACCGGGCGACGGCGAAGGACCTGGCGCGGGCGGTGGTCGACGCCTTCCTCGGCTATGACTTCGTGGTGGCGCCCTCCGGCTCCTGCGCGGGGATGATCGCGCACCACTACCCCGCCCTTTTCGCCGACGACCCGGACTACCGCGGCCGCGCGGAGGCGCTGGCGGCCCGCACGCAGGAGCTGACGGCCTTCCTCTCCGACGTGATGGGCGTGGAAGCGGCCGCCCCGCCCTATGACGGCGTGGCCGCCTACCACGATTCCTGCTCCGGCCTGCGGGAAATGGGCGTGCGGGACCAGCCGCGCCGCCTGCTGGCGGGGGTGCCGGGGCTGACCGTGAAGGAGCTGGCGGAGCGCGACGTGTGCTGCGGCTTCGGCGGCACCTTCTGCGTGAAGTACCCCGACATCTCCGCCCGCATGGTCACGGACAAGGTGGCGGACATCCGCGCCAGCGGGGCGGACACGCTGCTGGCGGGCGACATGGGCTGCCTGCTGAACATCGCCGGCCGCCTGCGGCGCGAGGGCAGCGAGGTGCGCGTGCGCCATGTGGCCGAGGTGCTGGCCGGCATGACCGGCGACGTGCCCCCGATCGGCGAGCCCCGGATCGATGGGGCGGAGGACCCGCGCGCGTGA